The following proteins are encoded in a genomic region of Oncorhynchus kisutch isolate 150728-3 linkage group LG18, Okis_V2, whole genome shotgun sequence:
- the LOC109908809 gene encoding uncharacterized protein LOC109908809 isoform X1 has protein sequence MDSTPTIGELFRTLCEMGFSEEQIQSALQAGHFSVPDAAEWLLQGENLRHKLVKNPSQPVATPFAAFNPPKDAGSSCTSQAQTSPADSRDPVLVLGPPQPSSPSTDTPPLESRIRPDKSDFQEQQRMRVANEARNERRQKKQERELVLKRIAEDRISLQEKKTQPSTPTETMSPPGSSQGQRLGGTVQTSVEHNCILMIRLPSGESMRERFPADAPLRSVVEHISGRHPSLASFSLLQGFPRKRFGEAELACSLRSLGLMPNAALCIQTTPPETPQDPPSPAARLLLGQEEVVVPSPAPPQPQIPVLEQGGMEDPARPPPLPHLLWEEAVGYAGIPGVGPPVTGPSHSWGRGQKLNPGDAEEAASSEDEELEGGREPPFPFNAGMPRLPFFPENQMEPRHHWPDQGNRLREGVVGDPAVEPEEAAGRMVPGAAGQAAVERLQRAAQDDPQASQGHPSPPKRPFRTPSVPSLCVMATRATVNLMTVPSMQYSSSLSCLTPELAELLLSHMSRERLLRPRTLELFFGCPMQKFVLNCYPYSTNELLRQLRAFTALKHLSLVNSPLITDTGLSVLCSLLKLQHLNLTSCSKLTDSCLQHITGLKSLSFLSLDQTKVSDVGMVLYLQSAPSSLNQLSLNQTSVTEATLAALPACVPQLRLLSVKHTKVRDVSALAALPSLQTLYLDGTGVREGSLECLAVHSTLSALSLADISVADGNHALQIISGLRLTQLTLPGRHSVTDTGLTFLSRLSLLSELDLTDYTHVTDHGVTQLAIMTRLKRLSLSNTQVTDMGLPSLCSLQELLELCLDRTAVTSRGVAALVTCLPHLQVLSLASTQVGDTVVRRGLVHCAQLFKLNLRRTRITDHGLKFLKRMRLSQVNLEGSGVTPSGISNLIASCPHITSIRASHTRAIPPDQVSDDDSQ, from the exons ACTATTGGGGAGTTGTTCCGTACCCTGTGTGAGATGGGCTTCAGTGAGGAGCAGATCCAGTCTGCCTTGCAGGCAGGACACTTCTCTGTGCCTGATGCAGCTGAATG GCTCTTacaaggtgaaaatctgaggCACAAGCTGGTCAAAAATCCATCCCAGCCAGTTGCAACACCGTTTGCTGCATTCAACCCTCCCAAAGATGCAGGGAGCTCTTGCACATCACAGGCACAGACATCGCCCGCTGACAGTAGAG ACCCCGTTTTAGTCCTGGGACCCCCACAGCCCTCCAGTCCATCCACAGACACCCCGCCGTTGGAGTCTCGTATCAGGCCGGACAAGAGTGACTTCCAGGAGCAGCAGAGGATGCGTGTGGCCAACGAGGCCAGGAATGAGAGGAGGCAGAAGAAACAG GAGCGTGAGCTGGTGCTGAAGCGTATTGCAGAGGACCGGATAAGCTTGCAGGAGAAGAAGACCCAGCCGAGCACCCCCACTGAGACCATGTCCCCTCCAGGCAGCAGCCAAGGCCAGAGGCTGGGGGGTACGGTCCAGACCAGTGTGGAACACAACTGCATCCTCATG ATCCGGCTGCCCTCTGGGGAGTCCATGAGGGAGCGCTTCCCGGCCGACGCCCCTCTGCGCAGTGTGGTGGAGCACATCTCTGGGCGCCACCCCTCCCtggcttccttctctctcctccaggggTTTCCGCGGAAACGCTTTGGGGAGGCGGAGTTGGCCTGCTCCCTGCGCTCCCTGGGCCTCATGCCCAATGCTGCCCTCTGCATCCAGACCACGCCCCCAGAGACACCCCAGGACCCACCCAGCCCAGCTGCACGCCTCTTATTGGgccaggaggaggtggtggttcCATCTCCTGCGCCTCCCCAGCCACAGATACCAGTGctggagcagggagggatggaggatccCGCTCGGCCCCCACCTCTGCCTCACCTGTTGTGGGAAGAAGCAGTGGGCTACGCAGGCATCCCCGGTGTTGGTCCCCCAGTGACCGGACCTTCTCACTCCTGGG GACGTGGCCAGAAGCTGAATCCTGGTGATGCAGAGGAAGCTGCCAGCTCAGAAGACGAAGAgctagagggggggagagagccaCCCTTCCCCTTCAATG CAGGAATGCCCCGGTTACCATTCTTCCCAGAGAACCAGATGGAGCCCAGACACCACTGGCCAGACCAGGGGAACAGACTCCG ggaGGGTGTGGTAGGTGACCCAGCAGTGGAGCCAGAGGAGGCTGCAGGTCGCATGGTGCCGGGAGCAGCGGGCCAGGCTGCAGTAGAGCGCCTCCAGAGAGCCGCCCAGGACGACCCTCAGGCCTCCCAAGGCCACCCGTCTCCGCCCAAGAGACCCTTCAGAACGCCCAGTGTCCCCTCCCTTTGTGTCATGGCCACCCGGGCCACCGTCAACCTCATGACAG TTCCCAGCATGCAGTACAGCAGCAGTCTGTCATGTCTGACCCCTGAGCTGGCAGAGCTCCTGCTCAGTCACATGTCCCGTGAGAGGCTCCTTCGCCCACGCACCCTGGAGCTCTTCTTTGGCTGCCCAATGCAGAAATTTGTCCTCAACTGCTACCCGTACTCTACCAATGAGCTACTCCGGCAGCTACGGGCCTTCACTGCACTGAAGCACCTGAGCCTGGTCAACTCTCCTCTCATCACAG ACACGGGCCTCTCTGTGTTGTGCAGCTTACTGAAACTGCAGCACCTGAACCTGACCTCATGTAGCAAGCTAACTGACTCCTGTCTGCAACACATCACAG GACTGAAGAGCCTGTCTTTCCTGTCACTGGACCAGACCAAAGTAAGTGACGTAGGGATGGTGCTGTACCTGCAGTCTGCTCCTTCGTCACTCAACCAGCTCAGTCTGAACCAGACCTCGGTCACAGAGGCCACCTTGGCAGCGCTGCCCGCCTGTGTGCCACAGCTACGACTGCTCAGCGTCAAACACACCAAG gTGAGAGACGTGTCGGCCCTAGCGGCCCTCCCCAGCCTGCAGACCCTGTACCTGGACGGCACGGGGGTGAGGGAGGGTTCTCTGGAGTGCCTGGCCGTCCACTCCACCCTCTCTGCCCTTAGCCTGGCAGACATCTCTGTCGCAGACGGCAACCACGCCCTCCAGATCATTTCAG GTCTCCGGCTGACCCAGCTGACCCTGCCTGGACGCCACTCGGTGACGGACACTGGCCTGACCTTCCTCTCCAGACTGTCCCTGCTGTCCGAGTTGGACCTGACCGACTACACACACGTCACTGACCACGGGGTCACCCAGCTGGCCATCATGACCAG ACTGAAGAGGCTGTCTCTCAGTAACACCCAGGTGACAGACATGGGGCTGCCCTCCCTGTGCAGTCTGCAGGAGCTGCTGGAGCTGTGTCTGGACCGCACAGCCGTCACCAGCCGAGGAGTGGCTGCCCTCGTCACCTGTCTGCCACACCTGCAG GTATTAAGCTTGGCCAGTACTCAGGTGGGTGACACGGTGGTGAGGAGAGGTCTGGTCCACTGTGCTCAGCTGTTCAAGCTCAACCTCCGCCGCACACGCATCACTGACCACG GACTGAAGTTCCTGAAGCGCATGCGTCTGAGCCAGGTAAATCTGGAAGGCTCAGGTGTGACCCCCTCGGGCATCTCCAACCTCATCGCCTCCTGTCCCCACATCACCAGCATTCGGGCCAGCCACACGCGGGCCATCCCACCTGACCAGGTCTCAGATGACGACAGTCAGTAG
- the LOC109908809 gene encoding uncharacterized protein LOC109908809 isoform X2, with the protein MDSTPTIGELFRTLCEMGFSEEQIQSALQAGHFSVPDAAEWLLQGENLRHKLVKNPSQPVATPFAAFNPPKDAGSSCTSQAQTSPADSRDPVLVLGPPQPSSPSTDTPPLESRIRPDKSDFQEQQRMRVANEARNERRQKKQERELVLKRIAEDRISLQEKKTQPSTPTETMSPPGSSQGQRLGGTVQTSVEHNCILMIRLPSGESMRERFPADAPLRSVVEHISGRHPSLASFSLLQGFPRKRFGEAELACSLRSLGLMPNAALCIQTTPPETPQDPPSPAARLLLGQEEVVVPSPAPPQPQIPVLEQGGMEDPARPPPLPHLLWEEAVGYAGIPGVGPPVTGPSHSWGRGQKLNPGDAEEAASSEDEELEGGREPPFPFNGMPRLPFFPENQMEPRHHWPDQGNRLREGVVGDPAVEPEEAAGRMVPGAAGQAAVERLQRAAQDDPQASQGHPSPPKRPFRTPSVPSLCVMATRATVNLMTVPSMQYSSSLSCLTPELAELLLSHMSRERLLRPRTLELFFGCPMQKFVLNCYPYSTNELLRQLRAFTALKHLSLVNSPLITDTGLSVLCSLLKLQHLNLTSCSKLTDSCLQHITGLKSLSFLSLDQTKVSDVGMVLYLQSAPSSLNQLSLNQTSVTEATLAALPACVPQLRLLSVKHTKVRDVSALAALPSLQTLYLDGTGVREGSLECLAVHSTLSALSLADISVADGNHALQIISGLRLTQLTLPGRHSVTDTGLTFLSRLSLLSELDLTDYTHVTDHGVTQLAIMTRLKRLSLSNTQVTDMGLPSLCSLQELLELCLDRTAVTSRGVAALVTCLPHLQVLSLASTQVGDTVVRRGLVHCAQLFKLNLRRTRITDHGLKFLKRMRLSQVNLEGSGVTPSGISNLIASCPHITSIRASHTRAIPPDQVSDDDSQ; encoded by the exons ACTATTGGGGAGTTGTTCCGTACCCTGTGTGAGATGGGCTTCAGTGAGGAGCAGATCCAGTCTGCCTTGCAGGCAGGACACTTCTCTGTGCCTGATGCAGCTGAATG GCTCTTacaaggtgaaaatctgaggCACAAGCTGGTCAAAAATCCATCCCAGCCAGTTGCAACACCGTTTGCTGCATTCAACCCTCCCAAAGATGCAGGGAGCTCTTGCACATCACAGGCACAGACATCGCCCGCTGACAGTAGAG ACCCCGTTTTAGTCCTGGGACCCCCACAGCCCTCCAGTCCATCCACAGACACCCCGCCGTTGGAGTCTCGTATCAGGCCGGACAAGAGTGACTTCCAGGAGCAGCAGAGGATGCGTGTGGCCAACGAGGCCAGGAATGAGAGGAGGCAGAAGAAACAG GAGCGTGAGCTGGTGCTGAAGCGTATTGCAGAGGACCGGATAAGCTTGCAGGAGAAGAAGACCCAGCCGAGCACCCCCACTGAGACCATGTCCCCTCCAGGCAGCAGCCAAGGCCAGAGGCTGGGGGGTACGGTCCAGACCAGTGTGGAACACAACTGCATCCTCATG ATCCGGCTGCCCTCTGGGGAGTCCATGAGGGAGCGCTTCCCGGCCGACGCCCCTCTGCGCAGTGTGGTGGAGCACATCTCTGGGCGCCACCCCTCCCtggcttccttctctctcctccaggggTTTCCGCGGAAACGCTTTGGGGAGGCGGAGTTGGCCTGCTCCCTGCGCTCCCTGGGCCTCATGCCCAATGCTGCCCTCTGCATCCAGACCACGCCCCCAGAGACACCCCAGGACCCACCCAGCCCAGCTGCACGCCTCTTATTGGgccaggaggaggtggtggttcCATCTCCTGCGCCTCCCCAGCCACAGATACCAGTGctggagcagggagggatggaggatccCGCTCGGCCCCCACCTCTGCCTCACCTGTTGTGGGAAGAAGCAGTGGGCTACGCAGGCATCCCCGGTGTTGGTCCCCCAGTGACCGGACCTTCTCACTCCTGGG GACGTGGCCAGAAGCTGAATCCTGGTGATGCAGAGGAAGCTGCCAGCTCAGAAGACGAAGAgctagagggggggagagagccaCCCTTCCCCTTCAATG GAATGCCCCGGTTACCATTCTTCCCAGAGAACCAGATGGAGCCCAGACACCACTGGCCAGACCAGGGGAACAGACTCCG ggaGGGTGTGGTAGGTGACCCAGCAGTGGAGCCAGAGGAGGCTGCAGGTCGCATGGTGCCGGGAGCAGCGGGCCAGGCTGCAGTAGAGCGCCTCCAGAGAGCCGCCCAGGACGACCCTCAGGCCTCCCAAGGCCACCCGTCTCCGCCCAAGAGACCCTTCAGAACGCCCAGTGTCCCCTCCCTTTGTGTCATGGCCACCCGGGCCACCGTCAACCTCATGACAG TTCCCAGCATGCAGTACAGCAGCAGTCTGTCATGTCTGACCCCTGAGCTGGCAGAGCTCCTGCTCAGTCACATGTCCCGTGAGAGGCTCCTTCGCCCACGCACCCTGGAGCTCTTCTTTGGCTGCCCAATGCAGAAATTTGTCCTCAACTGCTACCCGTACTCTACCAATGAGCTACTCCGGCAGCTACGGGCCTTCACTGCACTGAAGCACCTGAGCCTGGTCAACTCTCCTCTCATCACAG ACACGGGCCTCTCTGTGTTGTGCAGCTTACTGAAACTGCAGCACCTGAACCTGACCTCATGTAGCAAGCTAACTGACTCCTGTCTGCAACACATCACAG GACTGAAGAGCCTGTCTTTCCTGTCACTGGACCAGACCAAAGTAAGTGACGTAGGGATGGTGCTGTACCTGCAGTCTGCTCCTTCGTCACTCAACCAGCTCAGTCTGAACCAGACCTCGGTCACAGAGGCCACCTTGGCAGCGCTGCCCGCCTGTGTGCCACAGCTACGACTGCTCAGCGTCAAACACACCAAG gTGAGAGACGTGTCGGCCCTAGCGGCCCTCCCCAGCCTGCAGACCCTGTACCTGGACGGCACGGGGGTGAGGGAGGGTTCTCTGGAGTGCCTGGCCGTCCACTCCACCCTCTCTGCCCTTAGCCTGGCAGACATCTCTGTCGCAGACGGCAACCACGCCCTCCAGATCATTTCAG GTCTCCGGCTGACCCAGCTGACCCTGCCTGGACGCCACTCGGTGACGGACACTGGCCTGACCTTCCTCTCCAGACTGTCCCTGCTGTCCGAGTTGGACCTGACCGACTACACACACGTCACTGACCACGGGGTCACCCAGCTGGCCATCATGACCAG ACTGAAGAGGCTGTCTCTCAGTAACACCCAGGTGACAGACATGGGGCTGCCCTCCCTGTGCAGTCTGCAGGAGCTGCTGGAGCTGTGTCTGGACCGCACAGCCGTCACCAGCCGAGGAGTGGCTGCCCTCGTCACCTGTCTGCCACACCTGCAG GTATTAAGCTTGGCCAGTACTCAGGTGGGTGACACGGTGGTGAGGAGAGGTCTGGTCCACTGTGCTCAGCTGTTCAAGCTCAACCTCCGCCGCACACGCATCACTGACCACG GACTGAAGTTCCTGAAGCGCATGCGTCTGAGCCAGGTAAATCTGGAAGGCTCAGGTGTGACCCCCTCGGGCATCTCCAACCTCATCGCCTCCTGTCCCCACATCACCAGCATTCGGGCCAGCCACACGCGGGCCATCCCACCTGACCAGGTCTCAGATGACGACAGTCAGTAG